One genomic region from Thermodesulfobacteriota bacterium encodes:
- a CDS encoding type 1 glutamine amidotransferase domain-containing protein, giving the protein MELKGKKVIILVEEMFNDQEFWYPYYRLKEAGVEVVVVGSGSAKEYTGKSGTQTRVDADADKISSSEFDGIVIPGGYAPDHMRRYPAMVRLVKDVYKAGNVVAAICHAGWMLASAGILKGRTVTSFFAIKDDLIHAGANWVDQEVVVDGKLITSRKPDDLPAFMKAILHALT; this is encoded by the coding sequence ATGGAACTAAAAGGAAAGAAGGTCATCATCCTCGTGGAGGAGATGTTCAACGATCAGGAGTTCTGGTATCCCTATTACCGGCTTAAGGAGGCCGGAGTTGAAGTGGTGGTAGTTGGGTCTGGCAGCGCCAAAGAATACACCGGAAAATCAGGAACGCAGACCAGGGTAGATGCTGATGCGGACAAGATTTCATCTTCAGAATTTGACGGCATCGTCATCCCCGGCGGATACGCGCCGGATCATATGCGCCGTTATCCAGCCATGGTCAGGTTGGTGAAGGACGTCTATAAAGCAGGAAACGTTGTAGCAGCCATCTGCCATGCCGGCTGGATGCTCGCTTCCGCTGGCATACTTAAGGGCCGCACTGTGACCTCATTTTTTGCCATTAAGGACGATCTCATTCATGCCGGCGCCAACTGGGTAGATCAAGAGGTAGTTGTGGATGGGAAACTGATCACCAGCCGGAAGCCGGACGATCTCCCGGCCTTTATGAAGGCCATTCTCCATGCCTTAACGTAG
- a CDS encoding PAS domain S-box protein, whose product MKAEYKAKERLIDELLELRRQIARLEAAQNGHKETEEALRKSEERYRRITRAVTDYIFTVRIEDGRPVETIHSPASVAVTGYTPEEYASNPYLWFRMVHEEDRSAVQDQATQVLLGQDTQPIEHRIWRKDGILRWVKNTLVPHYDAQGRPLSYDGLVSDITERKQAEEALRKSEALLRNTFEAIPDLLTVHDRDLRIVLSNWHGHEFVPMEQRDKRPHCYWAYMHRDTPCEPCHALEVFKTGKPKTVEFFNPEPGVGFLEINVYPVFDDRGNVVMVTEYVRNITEHKRAEEEKKKLEAQLQRAQKMEAIGTLAGGIAHDFNNLLMSIQGNVSLMLLDMDPEQPHYERLKRTEEQVQSGARLAKQLLGYARKGRYEVRPTSLNQLIEETAETFAMTRKGITVYKELAEGLFDIEIDQGQIEQVLLNLFINAADAMPKGGKLMLRTRNTTHEGIKNMVYDARPGNYVLLTVTDTGTGMDKETQARIFEPFFTTKEMGRGTGLGLASVYGIIKAHAGYINVESEKGHGTIFSIYLPASEKKAQRTVKTVEQCVKGTGTILMVDDEDALREVGQELLTAMGYRVLVARDGKEAVEVYRKNWHNIDLVLLDMIMPNMGGGEAYDCMQEINPDIKVLLSSGYSVAGEAGEILKRGCHGFIQKPFKASELSRKIEEILQM is encoded by the coding sequence ATGAAAGCTGAATATAAGGCAAAAGAACGGCTGATAGATGAGTTGTTGGAATTGCGCCGGCAAATCGCTCGACTGGAGGCAGCACAGAACGGGCACAAGGAGACGGAAGAGGCGCTGCGGAAAAGCGAGGAGAGATATCGGCGCATCACCAGGGCAGTAACGGATTACATCTTCACAGTCCGTATCGAGGATGGGCGCCCGGTAGAGACCATTCATAGTCCTGCCTCTGTCGCTGTGACCGGCTATACCCCTGAGGAGTATGCTTCCAACCCCTACTTATGGTTTCGCATGGTACATGAAGAAGATCGCTCCGCCGTTCAGGATCAGGCCACGCAAGTCCTTTTAGGGCAAGATACTCAGCCCATTGAGCACCGCATCTGGCGAAAGGATGGCATCCTCCGTTGGGTAAAAAACACGCTCGTTCCCCATTACGACGCACAGGGCAGGCCCCTATCCTACGATGGCCTGGTTAGCGACATCACTGAGCGTAAGCAGGCCGAGGAAGCTCTCCGCAAATCAGAAGCGCTCTTGCGTAATACCTTTGAGGCCATCCCCGACCTCCTGACCGTTCATGACAGAGATCTCCGCATTGTCTTAAGTAATTGGCATGGACATGAATTCGTGCCCATGGAACAGCGCGATAAACGGCCGCATTGCTATTGGGCTTACATGCACCGCGACACCCCCTGCGAGCCTTGCCACGCACTCGAAGTGTTTAAAACCGGCAAACCCAAGACGGTAGAATTCTTTAACCCGGAACCCGGGGTTGGATTTCTGGAAATCAACGTTTATCCTGTATTTGATGACCGTGGGAATGTCGTTATGGTAACAGAGTATGTCCGCAATATCACTGAGCACAAGCGGGCGGAGGAGGAAAAGAAGAAACTGGAAGCCCAGCTCCAGCGTGCCCAAAAGATGGAGGCCATCGGCACCCTGGCCGGAGGAATCGCCCATGATTTTAACAACCTGCTCATGAGCATCCAGGGCAATGTTTCTTTGATGCTTTTAGATATGGATCCCGAGCAGCCCCATTATGAAAGGCTGAAAAGGACTGAAGAGCAGGTGCAAAGTGGGGCGAGGCTGGCCAAACAGCTTCTCGGCTACGCCAGAAAGGGACGATATGAAGTCAGGCCAACCAGTTTAAACCAACTGATAGAAGAGACTGCGGAGACCTTTGCTATGACAAGAAAGGGAATCACTGTTTATAAAGAGCTTGCCGAGGGCTTATTTGATATAGAGATAGACCAGGGACAAATAGAGCAGGTCCTGTTGAATCTGTTTATCAATGCTGCTGATGCCATGCCTAAAGGTGGAAAGCTTATGTTAAGAACCAGAAATACGACCCACGAGGGTATAAAGAACATGGTATATGATGCCCGGCCAGGGAATTATGTCCTGTTAACAGTGACTGATACCGGCACGGGCATGGACAAAGAGACACAGGCACGCATCTTTGAGCCATTCTTTACCACCAAGGAAATGGGCCGGGGCACTGGTCTTGGCTTGGCCTCAGTCTATGGTATCATAAAAGCCCATGCAGGATATATCAACGTTGAGTCTGAAAAGGGGCATGGAACTATTTTCAGTATTTATCTGCCTGCATCAGAAAAAAAGGCCCAGAGGACGGTAAAAACGGTCGAACAATGCGTCAAAGGAACCGGAACCATCCTTATGGTGGACGATGAAGACGCGCTCCGGGAAGTAGGCCAGGAATTGTTAACGGCCATGGGCTATAGGGTACTGGTAGCCAGGGATGGAAAAGAGGCTGTCGAGGTGTATAGAAAAAATTGGCATAACATAGACCTGGTTCTTTTAGACATGATTATGCCCAACATGGGCGGTGGTGAGGCCTATGACTGCATGCAGGAGATCAATCCGGATATAAAAGTCTTGCTTTCCAGTGGTTATAGTGTTGCTGGCGAAGCCGGTGAGATATTAAAACGAGGATGCCACGGTTTTATTCAAAAGCCCTTCAAGGCCTCGGAACTCTCCAGAAAAATAGAGGAAATCCTCCAGATGTAG
- a CDS encoding NUDIX domain-containing protein produces the protein MGAEELLEIVDRHGNTIDIAPRSVIHGNPSLIHKVVHVLVFNERGELLLQKRSANKDVAPGKWDTSVGGHVAPAESLLVAARREMQEEIGIITDKISPLYSYVLSNSYETELVYSYVCIHNGPFSFDREEIDEIRFWDIPEIKKVIGQKILSDNFEFEINRCLSFYPQMAAAPAGGPMPDIFRGTPFPQSR, from the coding sequence ATGGGTGCGGAAGAACTCTTAGAGATAGTCGACAGACATGGCAATACCATAGACATTGCCCCCCGCTCTGTAATTCACGGGAATCCCTCATTGATACACAAGGTGGTCCACGTGCTGGTCTTTAACGAACGCGGCGAACTCCTCCTGCAAAAACGCTCCGCCAATAAAGACGTGGCCCCCGGGAAATGGGATACCTCCGTCGGCGGCCACGTAGCGCCGGCCGAGAGTTTGCTCGTAGCGGCCCGGCGGGAGATGCAGGAAGAAATCGGTATTATTACCGATAAAATAAGCCCCCTTTATTCCTACGTCCTTTCAAATTCCTATGAGACAGAGTTGGTCTATTCCTATGTGTGTATCCATAATGGGCCGTTTTCGTTTGACAGGGAAGAGATAGACGAAATCCGGTTCTGGGATATCCCGGAGATAAAAAAGGTAATCGGACAAAAAATCCTGAGTGATAACTTCGAGTTCGAAATAAACAGATGCCTCTCATTTTACCCTCAGATGGCCGCCGCTCCGGCCGGCGGGCCGATGCCGGACATCTTCAGGGGCACGCCTTTCCCGCAATCCAGATAG
- a CDS encoding ATP-binding protein, whose protein sequence is MSNPFCLYTLPPNAPFCNREREIKELLSFAKSGTNVVLYSPRRYGKTSLVNKIQYNLKRQGAITLFADFFGVTSIDDVAARLAKATFSVTHKNRSLWKTALQTIKSFRPVLKPDPQSGVSLSVEPASAGTRGIELLSETMESLGRFIEAGGKLVHIALDEFQEIVELKEALQIEATMRTHIQHHKGSYFFIGSRRRVLLGIFNERQRPFFQSAINYELELLPVDEITSFVKEQFESGGLKKCTVETARKIAVSVSCHPYYVQKLGHFVFELSGETVTSDDITAAMAGVLLSEKPVFEAILQGLSLQQKLVLRTIAVEPTATPLAHAYIGRHRLGSTGGVQHSLKQLTLLDLIEKEKEWRVVDPLFAAFLKKQGEDYLQ, encoded by the coding sequence ATGTCAAATCCGTTTTGTTTATACACTCTTCCACCCAACGCCCCTTTCTGTAACAGAGAGCGGGAAATCAAGGAACTCCTGTCTTTTGCCAAGTCCGGAACTAATGTCGTTCTCTATTCTCCCCGGCGTTACGGAAAGACGTCGTTGGTAAACAAAATACAGTACAATTTAAAAAGGCAGGGCGCAATTACGCTGTTTGCAGACTTTTTTGGGGTTACCTCGATTGATGACGTTGCCGCCCGCCTTGCCAAGGCAACGTTTTCCGTAACTCACAAAAACCGCTCCCTTTGGAAAACGGCACTGCAAACCATAAAGTCATTTCGCCCCGTGCTCAAACCTGATCCGCAAAGCGGGGTATCTCTTAGTGTGGAGCCGGCATCCGCCGGCACGCGGGGGATAGAACTCCTCAGCGAAACCATGGAGTCGTTGGGGCGGTTTATTGAGGCCGGTGGTAAGCTGGTTCATATCGCTCTTGACGAGTTTCAGGAAATTGTCGAGCTGAAAGAGGCTTTGCAGATAGAAGCCACCATGCGAACCCATATTCAGCATCACAAGGGTTCCTATTTCTTCATCGGAAGCCGACGCCGCGTTCTACTCGGGATATTCAACGAACGGCAGCGTCCCTTTTTCCAAAGCGCCATCAATTACGAACTCGAGCTTCTTCCTGTCGATGAGATCACTTCCTTTGTAAAAGAGCAGTTTGAATCCGGCGGTCTGAAAAAATGCACGGTTGAAACGGCACGCAAAATTGCCGTAAGCGTTTCCTGTCACCCCTATTATGTGCAAAAGCTTGGTCATTTTGTCTTTGAACTGTCGGGGGAAACAGTGACCTCAGACGACATTACAGCGGCAATGGCCGGAGTCCTTCTATCAGAAAAGCCGGTTTTTGAGGCCATCCTCCAGGGCCTGTCCCTGCAACAAAAACTCGTTTTACGTACAATTGCTGTAGAACCCACCGCCACACCGCTTGCACATGCCTATATTGGGAGGCATCGATTGGGATCGACCGGAGGGGTGCAACACTCGCTAAAACAACTGACGTTATTGGATTTAATTGAAAAGGAAAAAGAGTGGCGGGTTGTAGATCCGCTTTTTGCTGCGTTCCTAAAGAAGCAGGGTGAAGATTATTTGCAGTAG
- a CDS encoding DUF2779 domain-containing protein, protein MYLKNIHKVYLSKSLVMKGLQCHKALYLHKFHPELRDEVSESQEALFQSGREVGTYARQIFPGGFEVPYQDLSLEKQLNLTKEEIKGGARILYEPAFSYDNVFVKTDILRKARQGWELYEVKGSTKLEPRYLNDVAVQYYVLKGAGIRISKASVVYINNQYVRNGDIDPSALFVIDDVTKAVRDKQRFVADEITKMRKALRKGVPAIDIGEYCKDPYYCDFCGHCWQHIPEYSVFNLDGRGRVKPFDLYRQGIVDLRDAPKEILSKKQNIQLESFLQKKKYVNKGGLKQFLDSLWYPLYFLDFETFSCAIPAFSGTRPYQNVPHQYSLHYLKRKGARLGHHAFLAEPNIDPREELAGNLASEIPDNACVLAYHASFEIGVLKDLAAWLPRYRKKLQRIVENVRDLEVPFKKKDVYHWKMKGSSSQKYVLPALVPQLSYDEMEISNGGMAVQAYFRTCESQDQSEIQAIRKALLDYCKLDTLGMVRILERLREMS, encoded by the coding sequence ATGTATCTGAAAAACATCCATAAGGTGTATCTCAGCAAGTCGCTGGTCATGAAGGGGCTTCAGTGCCACAAGGCTCTTTATCTGCATAAATTTCATCCGGAACTCAGAGATGAGGTCTCCGAATCACAGGAAGCGCTGTTCCAGAGCGGTCGCGAGGTCGGGACCTACGCCCGGCAGATCTTTCCGGGAGGGTTTGAAGTTCCATACCAGGACCTATCCCTGGAAAAACAGCTCAATCTGACGAAAGAAGAGATCAAGGGCGGCGCACGAATCCTTTATGAGCCGGCTTTCAGCTACGACAATGTATTCGTAAAAACGGATATTCTACGCAAGGCACGACAGGGTTGGGAACTATATGAGGTGAAGGGATCAACCAAGTTGGAACCGAGATACCTAAACGATGTTGCCGTGCAATACTATGTGTTGAAGGGGGCCGGAATCCGCATCAGCAAGGCCTCGGTCGTTTATATTAACAACCAATATGTAAGAAATGGCGACATAGACCCATCCGCGCTCTTCGTTATCGATGATGTCACCAAGGCGGTCCGGGACAAGCAACGCTTTGTGGCGGATGAGATCACCAAAATGAGAAAGGCGCTCAGGAAAGGGGTTCCGGCCATCGACATCGGTGAGTATTGTAAAGACCCTTACTATTGCGACTTCTGTGGACATTGCTGGCAGCATATACCGGAATACTCTGTCTTTAACCTGGATGGCCGCGGCCGGGTAAAGCCCTTCGACCTATATCGGCAAGGAATAGTGGACCTCAGGGATGCCCCAAAGGAGATATTGTCCAAAAAACAAAATATCCAGTTGGAGTCCTTCCTGCAGAAGAAAAAGTATGTCAACAAGGGGGGACTGAAACAATTTCTGGACTCACTCTGGTATCCGCTGTACTTCCTCGATTTTGAGACGTTTTCCTGTGCCATACCCGCCTTTAGCGGCACAAGGCCCTATCAAAATGTTCCGCATCAGTATTCGCTTCATTATCTGAAGCGGAAAGGGGCCCGGCTGGGGCACCACGCGTTCCTGGCCGAGCCGAATATTGACCCACGAGAGGAACTGGCAGGAAATCTCGCCAGCGAAATCCCGGATAATGCGTGTGTGCTGGCCTACCACGCCAGTTTTGAAATCGGTGTCTTGAAAGACCTTGCGGCCTGGTTGCCCCGATACCGTAAAAAGCTGCAAAGGATTGTTGAAAATGTAAGGGATCTGGAAGTCCCTTTCAAAAAGAAGGACGTGTACCACTGGAAGATGAAAGGAAGTTCTTCGCAAAAATACGTCCTTCCGGCCCTGGTGCCGCAGTTGAGCTATGATGAGATGGAGATAAGCAATGGGGGCATGGCGGTGCAGGCATATTTCAGGACATGCGAGTCCCAGGATCAATCGGAGATTCAAGCCATCCGCAAGGCCCTCCTCGACTATTGCAAGCTGGATACCCTGGGGATGGTGAGGATTTTGGAGAGATTGAGGGAGATGAGTTAA
- the fusA gene encoding elongation factor G, which yields MAGEGRLKKIRDIGIIAHIDAGKTTVTERILFYTGRIHKMGEVHNGQAVMDWMPEEQERGITITSAVTTCHWLGHEIHIIDTPGHVDFTIEVERSLRVLDGAIGVFCAVSGVEPQSETVWHQADKYKVPKIAFINKMDRIGANFSGAVEMMRERLGVRPALLQLPIGAEDSFRGIIDIIDQKSLYWDEGTQGAVIRHEEIPPDYREEALKQRNQLLETLSEIDDVILEKYLDDSEITRDDILRAVRQGTVSLKIVPVLCGSALRNKGIQSLLDAIVQFLPSPLDIKAITGVNPKTGETEERPGRDDAPLAALAFKIMMEQGRKRTYVRVYSGVLREGTEVYNATKQIKQRVARILNIHANKTERLDEARAGSIVGVMGLKDASTGDTLCDPDHPILLENIDTYEPVISVAVEPRTRVDQEKVSEALNKLADEDPTFRVRVDDDTGQTIIAGMGELHLEVLVHRILREFGVPVNVGKPQVVYRETIEHEATVTEKFDREIGGSRQTADITIKVSPRPRGAGNLVENGLPADKIPPQFVPAIVSSLNESLEGGVIQGYPLLDVGVILLDSSYIENSSTELAYRAAASVALKRACSAASPVLLEPIMRVEVTTPEEFMGEVIGDLNSRGGKIEAITPKGRVQVIKVVVPLSSMFGYSTALRSVTQGRATFSMHFSRYDRAGKEKRTP from the coding sequence GTGGCTGGCGAGGGGAGGCTCAAAAAAATACGCGATATCGGCATCATTGCCCATATTGATGCCGGCAAGACTACGGTTACCGAGCGCATCCTCTTTTACACGGGCCGCATCCATAAGATGGGCGAGGTACACAATGGTCAGGCCGTGATGGACTGGATGCCCGAAGAACAAGAACGGGGTATCACCATCACCTCGGCCGTGACTACCTGTCATTGGCTGGGGCACGAGATACATATTATCGACACACCCGGACATGTCGATTTCACTATCGAGGTAGAACGTTCCTTGCGCGTATTGGACGGGGCCATCGGTGTTTTTTGTGCCGTCAGCGGCGTCGAGCCCCAGTCTGAGACGGTATGGCATCAGGCAGATAAGTATAAAGTCCCCAAGATTGCCTTCATCAATAAGATGGACCGCATTGGCGCTAATTTCTCCGGCGCCGTGGAGATGATGCGGGAGCGGCTGGGAGTGAGGCCCGCATTACTCCAGTTACCGATAGGAGCGGAAGACAGTTTTCGCGGGATAATAGATATTATCGACCAGAAATCCCTCTACTGGGATGAGGGCACACAAGGCGCCGTCATCCGCCATGAAGAAATCCCCCCTGATTATCGGGAAGAGGCATTAAAACAGCGCAACCAGCTCTTAGAAACCTTGTCCGAAATAGACGACGTCATCCTGGAAAAGTACCTGGATGATTCAGAAATAACCAGAGATGATATCCTTCGCGCGGTGCGTCAGGGGACCGTCTCCCTCAAAATCGTGCCCGTTTTGTGCGGCTCTGCCCTGAGAAATAAAGGGATACAATCTCTGCTGGATGCCATCGTGCAGTTTCTCCCCAGTCCTCTGGACATAAAGGCCATCACCGGGGTTAATCCGAAAACCGGAGAGACAGAGGAGCGACCCGGCCGCGACGACGCCCCCCTGGCGGCGCTGGCCTTCAAAATTATGATGGAGCAGGGACGAAAAAGGACCTACGTGCGCGTCTATTCCGGTGTATTACGCGAAGGCACCGAGGTTTATAATGCTACCAAACAGATAAAACAAAGGGTAGCCCGCATACTGAACATCCATGCCAATAAGACAGAACGCCTGGATGAGGCGCGGGCGGGTAGTATTGTCGGAGTTATGGGCCTTAAGGATGCCTCTACAGGCGATACCTTATGCGATCCGGATCATCCCATTCTCCTCGAAAACATAGATACCTATGAGCCGGTCATCTCTGTGGCCGTGGAGCCCAGGACGAGGGTCGATCAAGAAAAGGTGTCGGAGGCCTTGAATAAATTGGCGGATGAAGACCCCACATTTCGGGTGCGGGTTGACGATGACACCGGCCAGACCATTATAGCGGGCATGGGAGAGCTGCACTTAGAGGTATTGGTACACCGCATCCTGCGGGAATTTGGTGTGCCGGTAAACGTGGGCAAACCCCAGGTAGTCTATCGGGAGACCATCGAACATGAAGCCACGGTAACAGAGAAGTTTGACCGGGAGATAGGCGGAAGCCGCCAGACAGCAGACATAACCATAAAAGTCTCGCCGCGTCCCCGCGGCGCCGGCAACCTCGTAGAAAATGGGCTTCCTGCGGATAAGATACCGCCGCAATTTGTACCGGCCATTGTGTCCAGTTTGAATGAATCCCTGGAAGGCGGCGTTATACAGGGTTATCCTCTATTGGATGTCGGTGTGATCTTGCTTGATTCCTCTTATATCGAAAACAGTTCCACCGAACTGGCCTACCGGGCCGCGGCCTCCGTCGCCCTAAAAAGGGCTTGTAGCGCTGCCTCGCCGGTCCTGCTGGAGCCTATCATGCGGGTGGAGGTAACCACCCCGGAAGAGTTTATGGGAGAAGTCATCGGCGACCTGAATTCCCGCGGCGGCAAAATAGAGGCCATCACGCCCAAGGGGCGGGTACAGGTGATAAAGGTGGTTGTGCCCCTTTCCAGCATGTTCGGGTACTCGACTGCATTACGCTCCGTTACGCAGGGACGGGCTACCTTTAGTATGCACTTCTCCCGTTATGACCGCGCGGGTAAGGAAAAAAGGACGCCCTGA
- a CDS encoding pentapeptide repeat-containing protein has translation MSLNIFIVLFAVVAFGSVIIIPKWQSRKVTNIKERIELENKLRATLAQMLGAAILLCGLFFTWEELKDTRNFSNETLRISEQGQITERFSQAIEHLGSDKLTVRLGGICALERIANDSSKDHWQVMEVLTAYVRENAPFKAKRKQFSQTNEVSGQKIEESGEPPALDIQTILTVLGRRKWQGREGEDQRLDLTNTDLRNINLEHANLSNANFRGANLMNASLSGSNLKKAELRFANLKKADLSKANLEGVDLFGANLNEAYLTDANLNNANLVSAYLIGAYLTGASLKKASLLKANLEKAVLASADMEYAKLMRANLKKATLTGANLEGANLSGANLEGANLSEANLEGSVLGQYLLLPKGLSQDFVKGFREATGDLGANLAKADMSSANLTGAHLRSANLKGANLEKASLAGADLVKANLKEAKNLSIDQLCQAATLFEAELDPELEKSIQEACPLVMREPKPDELKPHKAFEEIDKAFEEVDDAIERKWENH, from the coding sequence ATGTCGTTAAACATTTTCATAGTCCTTTTCGCAGTTGTTGCTTTTGGCTCTGTAATCATTATTCCGAAATGGCAATCTCGGAAGGTCACAAACATCAAAGAGCGCATTGAGCTTGAAAACAAACTCCGTGCTACGCTCGCTCAGATGTTAGGTGCCGCTATCCTTCTATGTGGCCTTTTCTTTACATGGGAGGAATTAAAAGATACTCGGAATTTTTCTAACGAAACGCTGAGGATTTCTGAGCAAGGACAAATTACAGAACGCTTTTCTCAAGCCATTGAGCATCTGGGAAGCGACAAGCTTACTGTGCGTCTGGGTGGAATTTGCGCTCTTGAACGCATCGCAAATGACTCGTCCAAGGATCACTGGCAGGTTATGGAAGTTCTTACTGCCTATGTCCGGGAAAACGCTCCCTTCAAGGCTAAAAGAAAGCAATTCTCACAAACCAATGAAGTCAGCGGGCAGAAAATCGAAGAATCAGGCGAACCACCTGCCCTCGATATTCAAACGATTCTCACTGTGCTCGGAAGGCGCAAATGGCAAGGGCGAGAGGGAGAAGACCAACGCCTCGATTTGACCAATACAGACCTTAGAAATATTAATCTTGAGCACGCTAACCTGAGTAATGCGAATTTCAGGGGGGCTAATTTAATGAACGCGAGCCTCAGCGGATCCAATCTGAAGAAAGCAGAGCTTAGATTTGCCAATCTTAAAAAAGCAGATTTAAGCAAGGCGAACCTAGAAGGGGTGGATCTCTTTGGAGCAAACTTAAATGAAGCATATCTAACCGATGCTAATCTAAATAACGCGAACCTTGTTTCAGCTTATTTGATAGGTGCATATCTCACAGGAGCAAGCTTAAAAAAAGCAAGCCTCCTGAAGGCCAATTTGGAGAAAGCGGTTCTCGCGAGTGCCGATATGGAGTATGCTAAGCTCATGAGAGCTAACCTTAAGAAGGCAACTCTGACAGGAGCCAACTTGGAGGGGGCTAACCTATCAGGAGCCAACTTGGAGGGGGCTAACCTATCAGAAGCCAATTTGGAGGGATCCGTTCTTGGGCAGTACCTTTTGTTGCCCAAAGGTCTCAGTCAGGACTTTGTGAAGGGATTTAGAGAAGCGACGGGAGATCTTGGGGCTAACTTGGCGAAAGCAGATATGAGCAGCGCCAATCTCACAGGGGCGCATCTCAGAAGTGCTAACCTAAAAGGGGCGAACCTAGAGAAAGCCAGCTTGGCAGGGGCAGACCTTGTTAAAGCCAACCTTAAAGAAGCGAAAAATCTGTCTATCGACCAGCTCTGTCAAGCAGCGACTCTATTTGAGGCTGAATTAGACCCAGAACTTGAAAAAAGCATCCAAGAGGCTTGCCCTCTTGTTATGCGGGAGCCGAAGCCAGATGAGCTAAAGCCTCATAAAGCTTTTGAGGAAATCGATAAGGCATTTGAGGAAGTTGATGACGCAATTGAGAGAAAGTGGGAGAATCATTAG
- a CDS encoding anaerobic ribonucleoside-triphosphate reductase activating protein produces MPASTCSYKIKGFIETSFIDWPGRLTAVLFLPGCNFRCPYCHNADLALGGRGLPTWPISSILERLKQLRGWVDGVCITGGEPTLHSCLPEIFALLKNQGLKTKLDTNGSNPEMLEGLIDGGLVDYVAMDVKAPLNRFAYAQCTGVVPPLDNIRESIHILMKKDIHHQFRTTILPKLHSIEDVLSLACQLRGAMDYKLQNFNPGNTLDPAFEKEPPYDHTIFRELQRRSQDIISLSGLSLAGRGLEASLQA; encoded by the coding sequence TTGCCTGCGTCAACCTGTTCGTATAAGATCAAGGGGTTTATTGAGACCTCGTTTATCGATTGGCCGGGCCGGCTGACCGCCGTCCTGTTTCTACCGGGCTGTAATTTCAGGTGCCCTTATTGCCATAATGCCGACCTGGCCTTGGGCGGTCGAGGGCTTCCCACCTGGCCCATATCATCCATATTGGAGCGTCTCAAGCAGCTTCGGGGCTGGGTGGATGGCGTTTGTATAACCGGAGGGGAGCCTACCCTCCATTCCTGCCTTCCGGAGATCTTTGCCCTTCTTAAAAATCAGGGCCTTAAAACCAAGCTCGATACCAATGGCTCAAACCCTGAGATGCTGGAAGGGCTTATTGACGGAGGCCTGGTGGACTATGTGGCCATGGATGTCAAGGCTCCCCTCAACAGATTTGCCTATGCGCAGTGTACCGGTGTCGTCCCCCCACTGGATAATATCCGGGAAAGCATCCATATACTGATGAAAAAAGATATTCACCATCAGTTCCGCACGACCATTTTACCAAAACTGCACTCCATAGAAGATGTCCTGAGTTTAGCCTGTCAACTGCGCGGAGCTATGGATTACAAGCTTCAGAATTTCAATCCGGGAAATACCCTTGATCCTGCCTTTGAAAAAGAACCCCCTTATGACCATACGATCTTCCGCGAATTACAGCGAAGGTCTCAAGATATAATATCCCTCTCCGGCTTGTCACTGGCAGGCCGTGGCTTGGAGGCCAGCCTTCAGGCGTAG